The genomic window GGCAACGCCGACCGCAATGGCCGCGCGCGCCAGCACCGGGACCATCTCGCGCTGGCCGCCCGAGCTCGTGCCCTGGCCACCCGGCAACTGTACCGAGTGCGTGGCGTCGAACACCACCGGTGCCTGCGTCTCGCGCATGATCGCCAGCGATCGCATGTCCGACACCAGGTTGTTGTAGCCGAAACTGGCGCCACGTTCGCAAGCCATGAAGCTGTCTTCGTCGAGACCGATTTCTTTGGCCGCGGCGCGCGCCTTGTCGATGACGTTCTTCATGTCGTGCGGCGCGAGGAACTGACCCTTCTTGATGTTCACCGGCTTGCCCGACTGGGCGACTGCACGGATGAAGTCGGTCTGGCGGCACAGGAAGGCGGGCGTCTGCAGCACGTCGACCACTTTGGCGGCTTCTACGATGTCTTCGTTGGTATGCACGTCGGTCAGCACCGGCACGCCGAGGTCGCGCTTCACCTTGGCCAGAATCTCCAGCCCCTTGTCACGCCCCGGGCCGCGAAAGGTGGTGCCCGACGAACGGTTGGCCTTGTCGAAGCTGCTCTTGAAGATGAACGGAATACCGAGCGCCTGCGTGATTTCCTTCAGCGTCCCGGCTGTGTCCATCTGCAGCTGTTCCGACTCGATGACGCACGGACCCGCGATGAGAAAGAACGGCTTGTCGAGTCCGATGTCGAATCCGCAAAGTTTCATGACTGCACTTTCATGCGACGACTTTCATCAGCGGCTTGGTTCCCTGGCCCGCTGCCTGATGTTCCAGAGCGGCTTTGATGAACGCGTTGAACAGCGGATGGCCGCCCCACGGCGTCGATTTGAATTCAGGGTGGAATTGCACGCCGATGAACCAGGGATGGACGTCTTGCGGCAACTCCACAATTTCGGTCAGGTGTTCGCGTTGCGTCAACGCAGAGATCACCAGCCCGGCGCGGCGCAGGTCGTCCAGGAAGTTGACGTTGGCTTCGTAGCGGTGCCGGTGGCGCTCGGTGACGACGTCGCCGTAGATGCTGTGGGCCAGTGTGTTCGGTGCGACGTCGGAGCTTTGTGCGCCCAGGCGCATCGTGCCGCCGAGATCGGATTTTTCATCGCGCGTCTTGACAGTACCGTCCGTGTCTTTCCACTCGGTGATGAGGGCGATGACGGGGCAGGGCGTACCGGGATCGAACTCGGTGCTGTTGGCGTTTTTAAGGCCGGCGACGTTGCGTGCGTATTCGATGGTCGCAACCTGCATGCCGAGGCAGATACCGAGGTACGGCACCTTGGTTTCGCGCGCGAAGCGAGCCGCTGAAATCTTGCCCTCGACGCCGCGTTGACCGAAACCGCCTGGCACCAGGATGGCATCGTATTTTGCGAGGCGGGCGACGTCTTGCGGCGTGATGGTTTCAGAATCAATGTAGTCGATCTTCACGCGCGCATGGTTCTTCATGCCGGCATGCCGCAGCGCTTCGTTGAGCGATTTGTAGCTGTCGGACAGTTCGACGTACTTGCCCACCATGGCAATGGTCACTTCGTGCTGCGGATGCTCGACTTCGTAGACCAGATCGTCCCAACGTTTGAGCTTGGCAGGCGGCGTGTTCAGGCGCAGCTTGTCGCAGATCAGGCCGTCCAGCCCTTGTTCGTGCAGCATGCGCGGCACCTTGTAGATGGTGTCGACGTCCCACATCGAAATGACACCCCACTCGGCGACGTTGGAGAACAGCGAGATCTTGGCGCGCTCGTCGTTGGGAATGGGCCGGTCGGCGCGACAAATGAGCGCGTCGGCCTGGATGCCGATGGCGCGCAGTTCCTTGGCAGTGTGCTGCGTCGGCTTGGTCTTGAGTTCGCCGGCCGCGGCGATCCACGGCACATACGACAGATGAACAAAGGCTGTGTTGTTCGGACCCATGCGCAGACTCATCTGGCGCACCGCTTCGAGAAACGGCAGCGATTCGATATCTCCCACGGTGCCACCGATTTCGACGATGGCCACGTCGACTTCATGGGCGGTGCCGATGCCGGCGCCGCGTTTCACGTATTCCTGGATTTCGTTGGTGATGTGCGGGATCACCTGCACCGTTTTGCCGAGATAGTCGCCGCGGCGTTCTTTTTCCAGCACGCTCTTGTAGATCTGGCCCGTGGTGAAGTTGTTGGCCTTGCGCATCCGCGTGTTGATGAAGCGCTCGTAGTGGCCGAGGTCGAGGTCGGTTTCGGCCCCGTCGTCGGTAACGAACACTTCGCCATGCTGAAAAGGCGACATCGTGCCGGGGTCGACATTGATGTACGGATCGAGCTTGATGAGGGTGACTTTAAGGCCCCGCGATTCGAGAATCGCGGCGAGCGAGGCGGAGGCGATTCCCTTGCCGAGGGAAGACACCACACCACCAGTGACGAAGACAAATTTGGTCATGCCATTACCGGGCTTTGCGCCCGGGCAGTGGGAAATCGGAATTATAGGTGCGACCACTTGAGCCGCCACTTAAACTTCCCCGATGCACCCTATGCAGCACGTTACGCAAGATCTCTCCGGCAGGCACATCCTCCTCGGGCTCACGGGGGGTATCGCCTGCTATAAGTCGGCCGAACTCTGTCGTCTTTTCATCAAGGCCGGCGCCACGGTGCAGGTCGTCATGACCGAGGCCGCGGAGCAGTTCATCACGCCGGTCACGATGCAGGCGCTGTCGGGGCGCCCGGTGTATGGCTCGCAGTGGGACGCTCGCGAGCCCAACGCCATGCCGCACATCAACCTGAGCCGCGAGGCCGACGCCATCGTGCTGGCGCCGGCCAGCGCTGATTTCATCGCGCGGCTGGTGCAAGGTCGTTCGGACGAACTGCTGAGCTTGCTGTGCCTCGCGCGCCCGGCCGATCGTGTGCCTTTGCTGCTGGCGCCCGCCATGAATCGGGAGATGTGGTCGCATCCGGCCACGCAGCGCAACCTGATGCAGGTGGCAGCCGACGGCGCGCATGTGCTCGGCGTGGGCAGCGGCTGGCAAGCATGCGGCGAAACCGGTGATGGCCGCATGCTGGAGCCGGCGCAATTGCTCGACGACGTCACCGCATTCTTCCAGCCGAAGTTGCTTGCGGGTCAGCATGTATTGGTGACGGCCGGGCCGACCTTCGAGGCGCTCGACCCCATCCGCGGCATCACCAACCATTCGTCCGGGAAGATGGGTTTCTCCATTGCCCGTGCGGCACGCGACGCCGGGGCAGAGGTCACGCTTGTGGCGGGTCCGGTCCACTTGCCGACGCCGCGTGGCGTCGCCCGCATCGACGTCACTTCGGCTGCAGAAATGCTGGATGCAACCGTGATGGCGGCACAGCGTGCCACGGTGTTCATCGCGACCGCCGCAGTGGCCGATTGGCGCCCTGCAGCCCACAGCGCGCACAAGATCAAGAAGGACGGCTCCGGCCAGCCGCCGGTGCTGCATTTCGTCGAGAACACCGACATCCTGCTGACCGTCGCACAGAGCGCAAGAGCGCAAAGCGGCAAGTTGTTTTGCGTCGGCTTTGCGGCCGAAAGCGAGAACCTGGTGGAACATGCCAAGGCCAAGCGCGAGCGCAAGGGAATTCCACTGCTGGTCGGCAATATCGGACCGTTGACTTTCGGGCAAGACGACAACGCCTTGCTGCTGGTGGACGCCAATGGCCTGCGCGAACTGCCGCGCGCACCCAAGCTCGCGTTGGCGCGCGAGCTCGTGACTGAAATAGCCGCGCGCCTGCCGGCCTGGAGTGCACGATGAATCCTGAATGGAACACGCCGCCGAATGGCGACTTCGCGAGCTATGTGGAGCGGCTCACGGCGCAGTCCGCCTTGCCCAAGCGGCAACACCAGGAGGGCGAGCACGGGCTCGATGTCGGCATGACGCCGCACTCGGAGCCGCATGGCGCCGGAGCGGCGGGAATCGCCGCAGCGACGGCCGCCGCGGCAGCGCAGCGGCGCATGTCATCGAACGCCGATGTACCGTCTGGCGTCGGCACATCGCCAACCGGCGCGATGGTGGCCAAGATCGCGAGCGCTGTCGGTTTCTTCGCGTTGTTGCTGATGTGGCAGGCAGGCGTGCCGATCCCGTTGCTGTTGGCGCTGCTTGCAGGCGCCCTGTGGATCGCCTTCAGGCTGCGTGGTCTCAAGCTGCCGCAGAACGCGGCGCAGTGGCAAAAGATGCTGCAGGACGCGGCGCTCAAGCAGCAGCAGGCGGGCAAGCAAAGCCAGCAACAGGGGCGCAGCAAGTGAAGGTCGATGTTCGCATTCTCGATCCGCGCATGGCCGATGCGCTGCCCACTTACGCCACGCCCGGCAGTGCGGGACTCGACCTTCGGGCCTGCCTCGATGAGCCCATCACGCTGGAACCCAACGCCTGGCAACTTGTCGGGACGGGCATTGCGATCCACCTGGCCGACGCGGGCTACGCGGCGCTGATTCTTCCGCGCTCCGGGCTCGGTCACAAACATGGCATCGTGCTGGGCAACCTTGTCGGCTTGATCGACAGCGACTATCAGGGTGAGCTGAAAATCAGCGCTTGGAACCGAAGCGAAACAGCGTTCGTATTGCAGCCGATGGAGCGCCTGGCGCAGTTGGTGATCGTGCCGGTGATGCAGGCGCAATTCAACGTCGTCACCGACTTCACTGCAACGCAACGAGGTGTCGGTGGTTACGGCTCGACGGGCAAGCACTGACCGCCAGCTGACTTCAACTGCGCTGCGAAGCGGGTGTAGGCGCGGTCCTGCGAATCCCCGCTTCGCGCGCTCACACGTAAAGACTGGAACCGCGGTCGCGTTGTGCGCTCTTAAGTTTCAAGATGTGTTCGGGCGTCAGCGCCGTA from Variovorax sp. PAMC28562 includes these protein-coding regions:
- the kdsA gene encoding 3-deoxy-8-phosphooctulonate synthase, whose translation is MKLCGFDIGLDKPFFLIAGPCVIESEQLQMDTAGTLKEITQALGIPFIFKSSFDKANRSSGTTFRGPGRDKGLEILAKVKRDLGVPVLTDVHTNEDIVEAAKVVDVLQTPAFLCRQTDFIRAVAQSGKPVNIKKGQFLAPHDMKNVIDKARAAAKEIGLDEDSFMACERGASFGYNNLVSDMRSLAIMRETQAPVVFDATHSVQLPGGQGTSSGGQREMVPVLARAAIAVGVAGVFMETHPDPAKALSDGPNAVPLKHMKALLQTLLALDAVTKKNGYLEDRFQA
- a CDS encoding CTP synthase codes for the protein MTKFVFVTGGVVSSLGKGIASASLAAILESRGLKVTLIKLDPYINVDPGTMSPFQHGEVFVTDDGAETDLDLGHYERFINTRMRKANNFTTGQIYKSVLEKERRGDYLGKTVQVIPHITNEIQEYVKRGAGIGTAHEVDVAIVEIGGTVGDIESLPFLEAVRQMSLRMGPNNTAFVHLSYVPWIAAAGELKTKPTQHTAKELRAIGIQADALICRADRPIPNDERAKISLFSNVAEWGVISMWDVDTIYKVPRMLHEQGLDGLICDKLRLNTPPAKLKRWDDLVYEVEHPQHEVTIAMVGKYVELSDSYKSLNEALRHAGMKNHARVKIDYIDSETITPQDVARLAKYDAILVPGGFGQRGVEGKISAARFARETKVPYLGICLGMQVATIEYARNVAGLKNANSTEFDPGTPCPVIALITEWKDTDGTVKTRDEKSDLGGTMRLGAQSSDVAPNTLAHSIYGDVVTERHRHRYEANVNFLDDLRRAGLVISALTQREHLTEIVELPQDVHPWFIGVQFHPEFKSTPWGGHPLFNAFIKAALEHQAAGQGTKPLMKVVA
- the coaBC gene encoding bifunctional phosphopantothenoylcysteine decarboxylase/phosphopantothenate--cysteine ligase CoaBC — translated: MQHVTQDLSGRHILLGLTGGIACYKSAELCRLFIKAGATVQVVMTEAAEQFITPVTMQALSGRPVYGSQWDAREPNAMPHINLSREADAIVLAPASADFIARLVQGRSDELLSLLCLARPADRVPLLLAPAMNREMWSHPATQRNLMQVAADGAHVLGVGSGWQACGETGDGRMLEPAQLLDDVTAFFQPKLLAGQHVLVTAGPTFEALDPIRGITNHSSGKMGFSIARAARDAGAEVTLVAGPVHLPTPRGVARIDVTSAAEMLDATVMAAQRATVFIATAAVADWRPAAHSAHKIKKDGSGQPPVLHFVENTDILLTVAQSARAQSGKLFCVGFAAESENLVEHAKAKRERKGIPLLVGNIGPLTFGQDDNALLLVDANGLRELPRAPKLALARELVTEIAARLPAWSAR
- the dut gene encoding dUTP diphosphatase, which codes for MKVDVRILDPRMADALPTYATPGSAGLDLRACLDEPITLEPNAWQLVGTGIAIHLADAGYAALILPRSGLGHKHGIVLGNLVGLIDSDYQGELKISAWNRSETAFVLQPMERLAQLVIVPVMQAQFNVVTDFTATQRGVGGYGSTGKH